The Paenibacillus pabuli DNA segment GTAACCATACTGGTAATCGAGCAAAAGCGAGGCTGCTGCTGCACCGATGGCTGCCAGACAGGTGACGAACAGATTCGTTTTGCGGTACAGAAATGCTGCGAAGAAGATCTCAGCGCCCAGCCCCTGCAACAGACCGTATACCAAGGTGGACATTCCCCATTCACTTCCGAGAAAAGCACTTACCGTTGAGGCTGCAACTTCAGCCAGGATGGCCACCCCCGGCTTGCGAATGATGACATAGGCGAACGTGCCCGCCATAAACCACATGCCATAGATCATCTGTTCCGCATGCACGCCGAAAGGCTTCATCAGATCATACGTCGGTCCCCATATTTTGTAGATGACCCCGAATACGACCGCAATCACGATCGTCACCAAAATATCGGTTAACTTCAATTTGTTGCTGCGCACTGTTGTTAACATGTTCTCTACTTCCTTTCTCTGTTCCCCTTGAGGTTATGGAATGAAAATAAAAAAAGCCTCCCCGGTTCCGGGAAAGCTTCACGCACAGTGTCAAATATCATGATATGAAGTAGCACAGAATAAAATGGACTCCGGTTCAATTCACGAGGCAAGCCTGCTTCCACTCGCATTCCGAGATCAACCGTTCCAGTTTTCATCCACCTAGTTACTTATCATGAATTCATGTTCTCTACGCTGGCATTACCCAGATCAGATATACGGTCAGCGGCATAAGGCCCCAATCTCAGCCCAACTTCATTGAGCTCCCGGTTCACTTTATTTCATTGCTACTAATGTACACCACTTGGGTATTTGTGGCAATCCCTGGCAAGCAGTCACTTTTATCATCAAAAACAACAGATGAACATTCAAATGGAAAAAAAGGCATCCTCGTGGATGCCTTTATTTCATGGTTTTTAATATTGCGTATTCCCCGATTGACTTGTTTTACCTGACGCGAATCCTTTGAACAATGTAGGCACTTTGGAATAGCGGGTATTCGTTATTTTGCCCACCGTAGAGCTGCTGTCTGTGCGCAGAATGGAATCCTTCACATTGGAAATGTTGGAGCTGTCCACGTTCATGGTGACCGCGTAAGAAGTCCCCCCATTTTGGCGTACCAGCTTGCCGATATCATCGGCTCTGAAGTTTTTAATGTTGATCGTCCCCGATGCATTCATCTGGAACACCTTGTCGTAGGCTTTGTATGCTGCACCGCCAGTAATGTTAACCGTACCCGCGGATTTAAGCGTAAGCGCATCTTCTCCGACATCATTCCAGGTGACATTCTGAATATTGCAGTTGCCATAACAATGTACGCCATCGGCTGCCGGTGCCTCGATCACTACATTTTTCAAGGTAGCTCCTGCCTCGAGACGAAAAATAGGCTTTTGATTCTCGGCCTGACTGCCATCACCCAATGTGTTGGGATCTGCGGCTACACTCTTTCCTTTGCCGTC contains these protein-coding regions:
- a CDS encoding ECF transporter S component, which gives rise to MLTTVRSNKLKLTDILVTIVIAVVFGVIYKIWGPTYDLMKPFGVHAEQMIYGMWFMAGTFAYVIIRKPGVAILAEVAASTVSAFLGSEWGMSTLVYGLLQGLGAEIFFAAFLYRKTNLFVTCLAAIGAAAASLLLDYQYGYIDSLSAWNYTLFIGFRFIGSILIAGVFAYYLAKALELTGVTRSLRPVSKQDYEALD
- a CDS encoding pectate lyase; amino-acid sequence: MKKMLSLLLSAGLVASVFGALPVSAAPEIVKTTIIVKKGETYDGKGKSVAADPNTLGDGSQAENQKPIFRLEAGATLKNVVIEAPAADGVHCYGNCNIQNVTWNDVGEDALTLKSAGTVNITGGAAYKAYDKVFQMNASGTINIKNFRADDIGKLVRQNGGTSYAVTMNVDSSNISNVKDSILRTDSSSTVGKITNTRYSKVPTLFKGFASGKTSQSGNTQY